From a region of the Aeoliella mucimassa genome:
- the rpoB gene encoding DNA-directed RNA polymerase subunit beta encodes MAVPAQRRLDTKEIRVFGGGRDPLELPDLTAIQTASYANFLQYTGSGKPAQKRKDEGLESVLQEIFPIESYDKSISLDYLHYELGKPRYDPDECRQLRLTYGRPFRIWLRLNKGDEPVEEEVYLGDLPVMLGGGEFIINGAERVVVSQLHRSPGIDFVSEVEVGERKVYSCRVIPERGSWIEVNTTKKDSITVRIDQSGKFSVVTLLRAMDPKFSLDSDILRAFFETAKQKIVDGRSATKIESKIAVDDIVYPVGSDRAGEIIVECGNRITKNTAEIICTSGVKSVEIMDPPPTPHLLNALADDVTSSHEEALLRIYQRLRPGNPPQLEKARTLFSEKFYDTNRYRLGRVGRFRINRKLDINVPETEMILRPEDIINSVSYILGLAATDSDYQIDDIDHLGNRRLRTIDELACDELRKGFLKLRRTVQERMSLKDQEDMTPRSLINPKSISAAIEYFFGRGELSQVVDQTNPLSMLTHERRLSALGPGGLNRKRAGFEVRDVHISHYGRICPIETPEGTNIGLISSLAMYASVDEYGFLVTPYRVIKNRKLTDDVIWLRADEEHRAYVASADSAVENDALVGDTIVARFKSDFVLVPTDKIEFMDVAPSQMIGVSAGLIPFLEHDDANRALMGSNMQRQAVPLLVAEPPVVGTGLERDVARHSGMLVRAGHKGTVTYVDAERIEIGPEVHKLRKFVGLNERTCQNQKPIVKPGDKVEKGQVIADGAATFKGDLALGRNVLVAFMSFEGYNFEDAIILSEELVQRDTYTSIHIEEFDVEIRETKLGREEFTRDIPNVSEKMLRNLDESGIVQIGTYVKPGDILVGKVSPKSKTELTPEEKLLHAIFGRAGEDVKNDSLEVPSGVEGIVIDTQKFSRRMSLSEDERKEFEHSLKVAEQEGNEAIATSFNAMVSEMEEVLGRKLVDDDGNSLVHDQDPKFVAEQAQSFRLESIDVRSPDKQKNLERIHKQSWPAVEDAIDARDRKLNSMKRGDELRSGVLQMVKVYIATKRVISVGDKMAGRHGNKGVISKIMPIADMPFLDDGTPVQIMLNPLGVPSRMNVGQILETHLGWAGAKLGFRAVTPVFNGANEDEINQCLTDAGLPTNGKVRLNDGRTGEPMEQCTTVGYIYMLKLHHLVDDKVHARSTGPYSLITQQPLGGKARFGGQRFGEMEVWALEAYGAAYILQELLTVKSDDVEGRTKIYESMVKGENTLEAGTPASFDVLTNEIRGLGLNMQLEKRQI; translated from the coding sequence CCGATCGAGAGCTACGACAAGTCGATTAGCCTCGATTACCTGCATTACGAACTCGGCAAGCCCCGCTACGATCCCGACGAATGCCGTCAGCTTCGCCTGACCTACGGCCGCCCGTTCCGCATTTGGCTGCGTTTGAACAAAGGGGATGAGCCGGTAGAAGAAGAAGTGTACCTGGGCGACCTGCCAGTGATGCTCGGCGGTGGTGAATTCATCATCAACGGTGCCGAGCGGGTGGTTGTGAGTCAGCTGCACCGCAGCCCTGGTATTGACTTCGTAAGTGAAGTCGAAGTTGGTGAGCGCAAGGTCTATAGCTGCCGAGTGATCCCCGAACGTGGTAGCTGGATCGAAGTCAACACGACCAAGAAAGACAGCATCACGGTACGTATCGACCAGAGCGGTAAGTTCTCGGTGGTTACCCTACTGCGTGCGATGGATCCGAAGTTCTCGCTCGACTCGGACATCCTGCGGGCGTTCTTCGAGACGGCTAAGCAAAAGATCGTCGACGGTCGCAGCGCGACTAAGATCGAAAGCAAGATTGCAGTCGACGACATCGTCTACCCAGTCGGCAGCGATCGCGCTGGCGAGATCATCGTCGAATGCGGCAATCGCATCACGAAGAATACTGCTGAAATCATCTGCACATCGGGTGTGAAGAGCGTGGAGATCATGGATCCCCCGCCGACTCCTCACCTGCTGAACGCTCTGGCCGACGATGTTACCAGCAGCCACGAAGAAGCATTGCTTCGCATTTACCAGCGGCTTCGTCCGGGTAATCCTCCTCAACTCGAGAAGGCTCGCACGCTGTTCAGCGAGAAGTTCTACGATACCAACCGGTATCGTCTAGGCCGCGTCGGACGTTTCCGCATCAACCGTAAGCTCGACATCAACGTTCCCGAAACGGAGATGATCCTGCGGCCGGAAGACATCATCAATTCGGTGTCGTACATCCTCGGCCTGGCCGCCACCGACAGCGATTACCAGATCGACGATATCGATCACCTTGGTAATCGTCGTCTGCGTACCATCGACGAACTCGCTTGCGACGAACTTCGCAAGGGTTTCCTCAAGCTCCGCCGTACCGTGCAGGAACGGATGAGTTTGAAGGACCAGGAGGACATGACTCCTCGCAGCCTGATCAACCCCAAGAGTATTTCGGCTGCGATCGAGTACTTCTTCGGGCGTGGTGAACTGTCGCAGGTGGTTGACCAAACGAACCCGCTGTCGATGCTCACGCACGAACGCCGTCTTTCGGCATTAGGCCCTGGTGGTCTTAACCGTAAGCGTGCCGGCTTCGAAGTGCGTGACGTTCACATTTCGCACTACGGTCGTATCTGCCCGATTGAAACGCCGGAAGGTACGAACATCGGTCTGATCTCGAGCCTGGCGATGTACGCGTCGGTTGACGAGTACGGGTTCCTGGTTACTCCTTACCGAGTGATCAAGAATCGCAAGCTCACCGACGACGTGATCTGGCTGCGTGCCGACGAAGAGCACCGCGCATACGTGGCTTCGGCTGACTCTGCGGTGGAAAACGACGCCTTGGTTGGCGATACCATTGTCGCTCGCTTCAAGTCGGACTTCGTGCTGGTGCCGACCGACAAGATCGAGTTCATGGATGTCGCTCCGAGCCAGATGATTGGTGTCTCGGCCGGTTTGATTCCGTTCCTCGAGCACGACGACGCGAACCGCGCGTTGATGGGTTCGAATATGCAGCGACAAGCTGTTCCTCTGCTGGTGGCTGAACCTCCAGTGGTTGGTACCGGTCTGGAGCGCGACGTCGCCCGCCATAGCGGCATGCTCGTGCGTGCTGGCCACAAGGGCACGGTGACCTATGTGGATGCCGAGCGAATTGAAATTGGCCCCGAAGTGCACAAGCTTCGCAAGTTTGTCGGCCTAAACGAACGCACTTGCCAGAACCAGAAGCCAATCGTCAAGCCTGGCGACAAGGTCGAAAAGGGGCAGGTGATTGCCGATGGTGCTGCCACGTTCAAGGGCGACCTGGCTCTTGGTCGTAATGTGCTCGTCGCGTTCATGTCGTTCGAAGGCTACAACTTCGAGGATGCGATCATCCTGAGCGAAGAGCTGGTGCAACGCGACACCTACACTTCGATTCACATCGAAGAGTTCGACGTCGAAATCCGCGAAACCAAGCTGGGCCGCGAAGAGTTCACTCGCGACATTCCGAATGTCAGCGAAAAGATGCTTCGCAACCTCGACGAGAGCGGTATCGTGCAGATCGGCACGTACGTGAAGCCGGGTGACATTCTGGTCGGTAAGGTTTCGCCGAAGAGCAAGACCGAACTGACTCCGGAAGAAAAACTACTGCACGCTATTTTCGGTCGTGCTGGTGAAGATGTGAAGAACGATTCGCTCGAAGTACCGTCGGGCGTTGAAGGCATCGTGATCGACACGCAGAAGTTCTCGCGTCGCATGAGCCTGTCGGAAGACGAACGCAAGGAATTCGAGCACTCCCTCAAGGTGGCCGAGCAAGAAGGCAACGAGGCAATCGCCACGAGCTTCAATGCAATGGTCAGCGAGATGGAAGAAGTGCTCGGCCGCAAGTTGGTCGACGACGACGGCAACTCATTGGTTCACGACCAGGATCCCAAGTTCGTCGCCGAACAAGCCCAGTCGTTCCGCCTGGAAAGCATCGACGTACGCAGCCCTGATAAGCAGAAGAATCTCGAACGGATTCACAAGCAATCATGGCCAGCGGTGGAAGATGCCATCGATGCTCGCGATCGCAAGCTCAACAGCATGAAGCGTGGCGACGAACTCCGCAGCGGCGTTCTGCAGATGGTAAAGGTTTACATTGCCACCAAGCGAGTGATCTCGGTCGGTGACAAGATGGCCGGTCGCCACGGTAACAAGGGTGTGATCTCGAAGATCATGCCGATTGCCGACATGCCGTTCCTCGACGATGGAACGCCAGTGCAGATCATGCTGAACCCGCTTGGCGTGCCAAGCCGTATGAACGTGGGTCAGATTCTCGAGACCCACCTCGGCTGGGCCGGTGCCAAGCTCGGTTTCCGTGCGGTTACTCCGGTATTCAACGGGGCCAACGAAGACGAAATCAACCAGTGCCTGACCGACGCCGGCTTGCCGACCAACGGTAAAGTTCGGTTGAACGATGGCCGCACCGGCGAACCGATGGAGCAATGCACCACGGTTGGCTACATCTACATGCTCAAACTGCATCACTTGGTAGACGATAAGGTCCACGCCCGTAGCACGGGTCCTTACTCGCTGATTACGCAGCAACCTCTGGGTGGTAAAGCCCGCTTCGGTGGCCAGCGTTTCGGTGAAATGGAAGTGTGGGCCCTCGAAGCCTACGGTGCTGCTTACATCTTGCAAGAGTTGCTGACCGTTAAGAGCGACGACGTAGAAGGTCGGACCAAGATTTACGAATCGATGGTTAAGGGTGAAAACACCCTGGAAGCAGGTACCCCTGCCAGCTTCGACGTGTTGACCAACGAGATTCGCGGCTTGGGACTGAACATGCAGTTGGAGAAACGACAGATCTGA
- the rpoC gene encoding DNA-directed RNA polymerase subunit beta': MSLLETSNFDRINDYASVKISLARPHDIRSWSFGEVKKPETINYRTYRPEKDGLFCERIFGPEKDWECACGKYRGMKYKGMICDRCGVKVTHSRVRRKRMGHIELAAPIVHIWFFKAMPSRLGSLLAMKTTSLEKVIYFQDYVVTNPGDTTLKPQQLLTEEEFRAAREEYGEGAFEADMGAEAIRKLLGALDLVKLSEELRVELKETGSKQKAKDLINRLKTVEAIRDSDNKPEWMVLDVIPVIPPDLRPLVLLDSGNFATSDLNDLYRRIINRNNRLKKLVDLNAPEVIIRNEKRMLQQSVDALFDNNRCKRPVLGSSNRPLKSLTDMIKGKQGRFRENLLGKRVDYSARSVIVVGPTLRLHQCGLPKKIALELYQPFIIRRLKELGHADTIKSAKKMLERKDEEVWDILEEVITNHPVLLNRAPTLHRMGIQAFEPTLVEGNAINLHPLVCKGFNADFDGDQMAVHLPLSIEAQVEAHTLMMSTHNIFSPANGAPIISPSQDVVMGCYYITMNVPDSKGDGMTFSSMEEVEMAHAAGKVSTHAKIKVRLPKDRCMREEMDNPNAKGKVIETTVGRVFFNMILPEGMPYYDTALVSRQLSKVISDCYEFLGRRRTIDLLDDMNRLGFKQSTLSGLSFATDDLVTPDSKGKILAAAEKEVLKRNKLYQRGIITEGERYNGVLDAWTHAREEITSAMMTALQNDFRDGGYVNPVYLMAHSGARGGVEQMRQLGGMRGLMAKPSGKIIETPIKANFREGLTVLEYFSSTHGARKGLADTALKTADSGYLTRKLADVAQNVVVTMHDCGTTKGITKGIIYRGEKVEVSLADSIRGRVSRSNIVNPITDEVIVGESELITGQIAGKIEELGLEKIQVRSGMTCDAPLGICRLCYGMDMSTGNLVEEGMAVGIIAAQSIGEPGTQLTMRTFHIGGVASGDVEKSDIKATKEGIVKYARLKAVVNAEGERIVLARNGELSLVDEKGREIEKYDVPTGAHVMFEEDSTVKKGDVLCEWDPHSIPILAETGGKVRFEDLIEGETIRAEKEASGHTRYLVMDHKGDLHPQIVVEDPADGKILDFYYMPEKAYLEVKEGDEIAPGAVLAKTPREAGGNQDITGGLPRVTEIFEARKPKDPAVIAEIDGVVEIMQEKKRGKRSIIVRSESGIEREHLVTQNKHPRVHTGDLVKAGDSLVDGPLVPHDILRVSGEEAVQQYLTREIQNVYRSQRVDINDKHIEIIVSQMLRKVKIESPGDTDLLPGSVVDKYDFRLANEKIALCLRISDKGDSEFEEGAIVPKDVLEQANAQIEALGGTLAKGAKPKKATAATQLLGITKASVQSQSFISAASFQETTKVLTEAALAGRTDNLVGLKENVILGHLIPAGTGFRSIQESEVRINPEALEALAAEKASLLEKSFPLLQSGMPEAGNGELPPAVGQIPSTLDALLGNDPEPPAMDDGDLPPSPPME; this comes from the coding sequence ATGAGCCTGCTCGAAACTTCCAACTTCGATCGCATTAACGACTATGCTTCGGTCAAAATCAGCTTGGCCCGTCCGCATGACATTCGTAGTTGGTCGTTCGGCGAAGTGAAGAAGCCCGAGACCATCAACTACCGGACTTATCGTCCGGAGAAGGATGGTCTGTTCTGCGAGCGGATCTTCGGTCCCGAGAAAGACTGGGAATGTGCCTGCGGTAAGTACCGTGGCATGAAGTACAAGGGCATGATTTGCGATCGCTGTGGTGTGAAAGTCACCCACAGCCGCGTGCGTCGCAAGCGGATGGGCCACATCGAGCTGGCCGCACCGATCGTGCATATCTGGTTCTTCAAGGCCATGCCAAGCCGCCTGGGTTCGCTGCTGGCGATGAAGACCACCAGCTTGGAGAAGGTGATCTACTTCCAGGATTATGTGGTGACCAATCCTGGTGATACCACGCTGAAGCCGCAACAACTTCTCACGGAAGAAGAGTTCCGCGCTGCACGCGAAGAATACGGCGAAGGTGCCTTCGAAGCCGACATGGGCGCCGAAGCCATTCGCAAGCTGCTGGGTGCACTCGACCTGGTAAAGCTTTCGGAAGAGTTGCGTGTAGAGCTCAAGGAGACTGGTTCGAAGCAAAAGGCCAAGGACCTGATCAACCGTCTGAAAACGGTAGAAGCCATTCGCGACTCCGACAACAAGCCAGAGTGGATGGTGCTCGACGTGATCCCCGTGATCCCGCCCGACCTGCGTCCGCTCGTGCTGCTCGACAGTGGCAACTTCGCGACAAGCGACTTGAACGATCTATACCGCCGGATCATCAACCGCAACAACCGCTTGAAGAAGCTGGTCGACCTGAACGCTCCCGAAGTGATCATTCGCAACGAAAAGCGTATGCTCCAGCAGTCGGTCGATGCGTTGTTCGACAACAACCGCTGCAAGCGTCCAGTGCTCGGTAGCTCGAACCGCCCCCTCAAATCGCTTACCGACATGATTAAAGGTAAGCAGGGTCGTTTCCGTGAAAACCTGCTTGGTAAGCGTGTCGACTACTCGGCACGTAGCGTGATCGTGGTCGGTCCGACCCTGCGTCTGCACCAATGTGGTCTCCCCAAGAAGATCGCCCTGGAACTGTACCAGCCGTTCATTATTCGCCGGCTCAAGGAGCTAGGGCATGCCGACACGATCAAGTCGGCCAAGAAGATGCTCGAGCGCAAGGACGAAGAGGTTTGGGATATCCTCGAAGAGGTGATCACCAACCACCCCGTGCTGCTGAACCGTGCTCCCACGCTGCACCGCATGGGTATTCAGGCTTTCGAACCGACACTGGTCGAAGGTAACGCGATCAACCTGCATCCGCTCGTGTGTAAGGGCTTCAACGCCGACTTCGACGGCGACCAAATGGCGGTTCACTTGCCGCTGTCGATCGAGGCTCAGGTGGAAGCTCACACGCTGATGATGAGCACGCACAACATCTTTAGCCCGGCCAATGGTGCCCCGATTATTAGCCCGTCGCAAGACGTGGTGATGGGTTGCTACTACATCACGATGAACGTGCCCGACTCCAAAGGCGACGGCATGACGTTCAGCTCGATGGAAGAAGTCGAGATGGCCCATGCAGCCGGCAAGGTTAGCACCCATGCGAAGATCAAGGTGCGTTTGCCAAAAGATCGCTGCATGCGTGAAGAGATGGACAATCCAAACGCAAAGGGCAAGGTGATTGAAACCACGGTTGGCCGTGTGTTCTTCAACATGATCCTGCCTGAAGGCATGCCTTACTACGACACCGCTTTGGTATCTCGTCAGTTGTCGAAGGTAATTAGCGACTGCTACGAGTTCCTCGGACGTCGTCGCACGATCGATCTGCTCGACGACATGAATCGTCTCGGCTTCAAGCAGTCGACACTCAGTGGTTTGTCGTTCGCAACCGACGACTTGGTCACCCCCGACAGCAAGGGCAAGATTCTCGCCGCGGCTGAGAAGGAAGTGCTCAAGCGTAATAAGCTGTACCAACGCGGTATCATCACCGAAGGTGAGCGGTACAACGGCGTGCTCGACGCCTGGACTCACGCTCGTGAAGAAATCACCAGCGCGATGATGACCGCCCTGCAAAACGACTTCCGCGATGGCGGATACGTGAACCCAGTGTATTTGATGGCCCACTCCGGTGCTCGTGGTGGTGTCGAACAGATGCGTCAGCTGGGTGGTATGCGTGGTCTGATGGCCAAGCCAAGTGGTAAGATTATCGAGACCCCCATTAAAGCGAACTTCCGCGAAGGCCTGACGGTACTCGAGTACTTCAGCTCGACGCACGGTGCTCGTAAGGGTCTGGCCGATACTGCTTTGAAGACGGCCGACAGCGGTTACCTCACTCGTAAGCTAGCCGACGTCGCCCAAAACGTGGTCGTCACCATGCACGACTGCGGCACCACCAAGGGTATCACCAAGGGTATTATCTACCGTGGTGAAAAGGTCGAGGTGAGCCTCGCCGACTCGATCCGCGGTCGTGTTAGCCGTTCGAACATCGTGAACCCGATTACCGACGAAGTGATTGTTGGCGAAAGCGAACTCATCACCGGTCAAATCGCTGGCAAGATTGAGGAACTGGGTCTCGAGAAGATTCAGGTTCGCAGCGGCATGACCTGCGACGCCCCACTCGGTATCTGCCGCCTTTGCTACGGCATGGACATGTCGACCGGTAACCTGGTCGAAGAAGGCATGGCCGTCGGTATCATCGCTGCCCAGAGTATTGGTGAACCTGGTACTCAGCTTACGATGCGTACGTTCCACATCGGCGGCGTGGCCAGTGGTGACGTCGAGAAGAGCGATATCAAGGCTACCAAGGAAGGTATCGTCAAGTACGCCCGCCTGAAGGCTGTGGTTAACGCCGAAGGCGAACGCATCGTGCTCGCTCGCAACGGTGAGCTCTCCCTGGTCGACGAAAAAGGCCGCGAAATCGAGAAATACGACGTACCGACCGGTGCCCACGTGATGTTCGAAGAAGATTCGACCGTCAAGAAGGGCGACGTGCTCTGCGAATGGGATCCACACTCGATTCCAATTCTTGCCGAGACTGGTGGTAAGGTTCGCTTCGAAGACCTCATCGAAGGCGAAACGATTCGCGCCGAGAAAGAAGCCTCCGGCCATACTCGTTATCTGGTGATGGATCACAAGGGCGACCTGCATCCGCAGATCGTCGTAGAAGATCCCGCCGATGGCAAGATTCTTGACTTCTACTACATGCCCGAGAAGGCTTACCTGGAAGTTAAGGAAGGCGACGAGATTGCTCCCGGTGCGGTGCTGGCCAAAACCCCGCGTGAAGCGGGTGGTAACCAGGACATCACGGGTGGTCTGCCTCGCGTGACCGAGATTTTCGAAGCACGCAAGCCGAAAGATCCTGCGGTGATCGCCGAGATCGACGGTGTCGTCGAGATCATGCAAGAGAAGAAGCGTGGCAAGCGTTCGATTATCGTCCGCAGCGAAAGCGGCATCGAACGCGAGCATCTCGTGACGCAGAACAAGCACCCCCGCGTTCACACGGGCGACTTGGTCAAAGCGGGCGATTCGCTGGTCGATGGTCCTTTGGTACCGCACGACATCTTGCGTGTCTCTGGCGAAGAAGCGGTTCAGCAGTACCTGACTCGCGAGATTCAAAACGTGTACCGCAGTCAGCGTGTGGATATTAACGACAAGCACATCGAGATCATCGTTTCGCAGATGCTGCGTAAGGTGAAGATCGAATCGCCGGGCGATACGGATCTGCTGCCAGGCAGTGTGGTCGACAAGTACGACTTCCGTTTGGCTAACGAGAAAATCGCTCTCTGCTTGCGGATTTCGGACAAGGGCGACAGCGAGTTCGAAGAAGGAGCCATCGTTCCCAAGGACGTGCTCGAACAAGCCAACGCCCAGATCGAAGCCCTCGGCGGAACCCTGGCGAAGGGCGCCAAACCGAAGAAGGCCACGGCCGCTACCCAGTTGCTTGGTATTACCAAGGCCTCGGTGCAGAGCCAAAGCTTCATCTCGGCGGCGAGCTTCCAGGAAACCACCAAGGTGCTTACCGAAGCCGCCCTGGCTGGCCGAACCGACAACCTGGTCGGCCTGAAAGAAAACGTGATCCTGGGTCACTTGATTCCTGCAGGTACCGGTTTCCGGAGCATTCAGGAGTCGGAAGTCCGGATCAACCCCGAAGCCCTCGAAGCCCTCGCGGCCGAAAAGGCTTCGCTGCTGGAGAAGAGCTTCCCACTGCTGCAATCGGGCATGCCCGAGGCTGGCAACGGCGAACTCCCACCCGCAGTGGGTCAGATTCCCAGCACCCTGGATGCCTTGCTCGGCAACGACCCCGAGCCACCAGCGATGGACGATGGAGACCTGCCTCCTTCGCCACCGATGGAGTAA
- the rpsL gene encoding 30S ribosomal protein S12, translating to MPTINQLVRKNRKAKRKFSKSPVLEKCPQKRGVCLQVRTMTPKKPNSALRKITRVRLSNGKEVTVYIPGEGHTLQEHSIVLVRGGRVRDLPGVRYQVVRGALDTLGVNGRKQSRSRYGAKKG from the coding sequence ATGCCCACAATCAACCAACTAGTTCGCAAGAACCGCAAGGCGAAACGGAAGTTTTCCAAGTCGCCCGTGCTCGAGAAGTGCCCGCAAAAGCGTGGTGTCTGCCTGCAAGTGCGGACCATGACTCCTAAGAAGCCAAACTCCGCGTTGCGGAAAATTACCCGTGTTCGCTTGTCGAATGGCAAGGAAGTCACGGTATACATCCCCGGCGAAGGCCACACCCTGCAGGAACACAGCATCGTGCTGGTCCGCGGTGGTCGTGTTCGCGACTTGCCGGGTGTTCGCTACCAGGTCGTCCGTGGTGCCCTTGATACGTTGGGTGTAAACGGTCGCAAGCAAAGCCGCAGCCGTTACGGTGCGAAGAAGGGTTAA
- the rpsG gene encoding 30S ribosomal protein S7 codes for MGRITASRKQLKPDPVYGSVLASKFTNYLMLDGKKSTAQRVFYDALDEIKKRLPDEEPIDVFTQAVENVKPSIEVRSKRVGGAAYQVPMQVNRTRQQSLAIRWILMAVREKKGRPTHMKLADELVQAFNREGTAMTRRENVHRMADANRAFAHFAW; via the coding sequence ATGGGTCGTATTACCGCCAGCCGCAAACAACTGAAGCCCGATCCCGTTTACGGATCCGTGCTTGCATCCAAATTCACCAACTATCTGATGCTGGATGGCAAGAAGAGCACCGCACAGCGTGTGTTCTACGATGCATTGGACGAAATCAAAAAGCGTCTTCCCGACGAAGAGCCAATCGATGTATTCACCCAAGCGGTGGAGAACGTTAAGCCTTCGATCGAAGTTCGCAGTAAGCGTGTTGGTGGTGCTGCCTATCAGGTGCCGATGCAAGTGAATCGCACCCGTCAACAGTCGCTGGCGATTCGCTGGATTCTGATGGCCGTTCGCGAAAAGAAGGGTCGTCCCACCCACATGAAGCTGGCCGACGAACTGGTTCAAGCATTCAACCGCGAGGGTACTGCAATGACCCGACGCGAAAACGTCCATCGTATGGCCGACGCCAACCGGGCATTTGCTCACTTCGCCTGGTAA